A genomic region of Microbacterium schleiferi contains the following coding sequences:
- a CDS encoding DUF6993 domain-containing protein — MCAARMTVPLTPTGHRRAGRAVGVLSVALVAGLLAGCTAEPAPSPTPTPVATTTPTPTETADPAPEQVSEATTADEALPFFADVVAAVWGTDQRFQGRAYIDGLTQAGFDKSAMEVTFDESTVGNPAESIQFSVRWGEECLVGQVGPSTGDPVVAVMPGLATGRCLIGDTRPIDW; from the coding sequence CCGCTGACCCCGACGGGGCATCGCCGCGCTGGGCGAGCGGTCGGGGTTCTCAGCGTGGCTCTGGTCGCCGGGCTGCTCGCGGGATGTACTGCTGAGCCCGCACCGTCGCCGACGCCCACTCCTGTGGCCACGACGACGCCGACCCCCACGGAGACTGCCGATCCGGCCCCCGAGCAGGTGAGTGAGGCGACGACCGCCGATGAGGCTCTGCCGTTCTTCGCGGACGTCGTGGCAGCCGTGTGGGGGACCGACCAGCGCTTCCAGGGCCGCGCATATATCGACGGGCTGACCCAGGCCGGCTTCGACAAGTCGGCGATGGAGGTCACGTTCGATGAGTCGACCGTCGGAAACCCTGCCGAGAGCATCCAGTTCTCGGTGCGGTGGGGTGAGGAGTGCCTTGTCGGCCAGGTCGGTCCGTCAACGGGAGACCCCGTAGTGGCCGTGATGCCGGGCCTCGCGACGGGCCGGTGCCTGATCGGGGACACCCGTCCCATTGACTGGTGA